The genomic stretch GAAGAGAACAAGGTGATCAACCTCGTCAGCAAGGAAGGCGTGCAGCTCGCGGCGATCGGTTATCCGCATCTGTCGCGCGACGAGATCTATCATCATCTCGAGAATTTCTACAAGCGCTTCTATTTCCGTCCATCGAAGATCTGGGAAATCCTGCGCGAGATGCTGACGAGCTGGGACATGATGAAACGGCGCCTGCGTGAAGGTGTCGAATTCTTCCGGTTCCTGCGCGCCCACCAGGCGTGATGGAGAGCGCACCCGGTGGCCGCGCGCAGCCGAGTCGGCAACCGCAGCGCAGGCTGATCATCACGGCGGATGACTTCTGTCTGCACCGGCGCGTCAACGAAGCTGTCGAGCTTGCGTGCCGGCGCCGCGCAAGGGTCAATCCAGACGGTGACGATGAAACGACCAGGAGATGGCCAACCAGTACGGCGAATTGCACGATTTGCATCGCAAGTTACACGCTGCTGCCTAGGTCATCACGAAGGCGATGGCAACCAGCGTAGGCACCACCTTTCGCGCCAACGTTCATTCCGAGCGTTATGAGGTCCGGAACGACGACATTCAGTCGCTTTCTGCGATGTCACGCAAACGGAACGCGGATGCCCGCAATACGGGTGTGGACTCACATCGTGTCGGTAACTATCAACGCGGGCTTCGACGACCGCATCAGCAATTACCTTCTTCGGAACAGGATTTTTCGTTGTGTGCAAAAATCGGCGCGCGCCGCTTACCGCCCATAACAACGACAGTTGGCCGTATCTATACAGGTGACGAGGAGTAGACAATTGATTCAGCGTATCTCCGCTTTTTTCACTCAGGTGGTGCATCGGGTGTTGCCTGACCCCCTGATTTTTGCCATTTTGCTCACTGGCGCCACCTTCGCGCTCGCGCTTGGTTTGACGCCGAAAGCGCCTGCAGACCTCGTGATGCTATGGGGCTCCGGATTCTGGAACCTGCTCGCATTTTCGATGCAGATGGCGATGATTCTTGTAACGGGACATGCGCTGGCTAGCTCGGGACCCGTCAAGCGAGTGCTTGTCGCGCTAGCGAGCTCTGCCCGGACACCCGGTCAAGGGGTTATGTTGGTGGCGTTTGTCGGCGCCGTTGCCTGCGCCATCAATTGGGGTTTCGGTCTCGTTCTGGGGACGATGCTTGCTCGAGAGGTTGCGCGACGCGTCAAGGGAACCGACTATCGGCTGCTCGTGGCGAGTGCCTACATGGGTTTCCTGACCTGGCATGGCGGCCTGTCTGGCTCTGTGCCGCTGGTCGCCGCCACCAAGGGCAATCCGATGGAGAAGACAGTCGGTCTGATTCCGGTTTCGCACACCATCTTTACGGGCTACAACGCGTTTATCACCATCGGCCTCATTATCCTTTTGCCAATCCTGGCAAGGCTCATGATGCCGAAACCCGAAGACGTGGTCACGGTAGACCCGGCCCTATTGCAGGACCCGCCGAGTGTAGAGCGCAAGCTTTCTCCCGACGCGACGTTCGCTGAGCGAATGGAAGAAAGCCGTGTACTGGCCGTCCTTGTGGCAGTGCTCTGCGCCGTATTCCTGGTCATCCGGTTCATCAACAAAGGGTTCGCACTTGATATCGACACCGTCAACCTGGTGTTTCTCGCAGCGGGCATTGTTCTTCACAAGACGCCCATGGCGTATGCGCGCGCGGTAGCTGCGGCAGCGAAGGGTGCTTCCGGCATCATGATTCAGTTTCCGTTTTATGCGGGTATCCAGGCGCTGATGGACCATTCGGGCCTGGCGGGCGTAATCACGAAGTGGTTTGTCGATATTGCCAACGTCCACACGTTCCCGCTGCTCGCGTTCCTCAGCTCGGCACTTATCAACTTTGCCGTGCCGTCCGGTGGTGGCCATTGGGTCGTGCAGGGCCCATTTGTTATGCCGGCTGCGCAAGCGCTTGGCGCGGACCTCGGCAAATCCGCGATGGCGATTGCTTACGGCGAGGCCTGGACCAATATGGCGCAACCGTTCTGGGCGCTTCCGGCGCTTGCCATCGCAGGGCTAGGCGTTCGTGACATCATGGGCTACTGCGTCACGGCGCTTCTGTTCTCGGGCGTTATTTTTGTGGCCGGAATGTACCTGTTCTGACAAAAGGCGGTCCGTCTCGAGGGGAGAGGGACCGCCAGGCGAGACTCATTAGGAAGCCTCGTGGATGTCTTGCGGATAGCTGAAAAGCGAGCCGCGCGCGGCTTTGACCACGGGCAGTTCCTGCGGTGTCTTATTGCGGCAAAACCAGAAGAAGTCCTTACGCTTGTGGCCGTTTAAGTACGAGCTCCGTCATCGCATCCTCGTGAATCATGACTTCTGCATTTGTGCAGGCACCAAGCCTACCGGACGGTTGATATACGGCATCCCCCCTAACAATACGGCGTCCAGTAATCGCGCAATGACCGTCTCGCTTTGCTCCAGTTCGCCGCCATGTCTGCTCCCCATAATGACACCGCCCCGGTTGAACCCAGCGCACAACGAGTGACCTACCGTTGTACTCGAGAATCCAGAGATGTGCGTCGTACTCGGCGGAAAATAGATAGGGTGCCGCCAAAGTGTCTTCTAGCTTTCCAACATCGCGTTGCATGACAGCTCCCACGCAGACGATCTTCCAACGCACTAGCCTGGCTGCCAAGCATTCTGGAACCGTCGGGGTTACCCGACAGTCGAGGGATCTCGCGATGCGCAACGACATTTACACAGTGATGACATTGCAGGAGGCGCTCGAACGCATACTTGCGACGACGGGATGAAGTCTTGAGGGACCTCGAGCTAGAGACTATGGGTGGGCCGTGGAAGTAAGTTGCTTGAAGTAAAACGAGCATGCGCATACGCGCTTCCCGAAAGGGGTGCGCGCATGGATGCACTCCACACGGCCCTTCTATTGGATCTAGGCAAATAGCTTG from Paraburkholderia sp. IMGN_8 encodes the following:
- a CDS encoding TIGR00366 family protein — protein: MIQRISAFFTQVVHRVLPDPLIFAILLTGATFALALGLTPKAPADLVMLWGSGFWNLLAFSMQMAMILVTGHALASSGPVKRVLVALASSARTPGQGVMLVAFVGAVACAINWGFGLVLGTMLAREVARRVKGTDYRLLVASAYMGFLTWHGGLSGSVPLVAATKGNPMEKTVGLIPVSHTIFTGYNAFITIGLIILLPILARLMMPKPEDVVTVDPALLQDPPSVERKLSPDATFAERMEESRVLAVLVAVLCAVFLVIRFINKGFALDIDTVNLVFLAAGIVLHKTPMAYARAVAAAAKGASGIMIQFPFYAGIQALMDHSGLAGVITKWFVDIANVHTFPLLAFLSSALINFAVPSGGGHWVVQGPFVMPAAQALGADLGKSAMAIAYGEAWTNMAQPFWALPALAIAGLGVRDIMGYCVTALLFSGVIFVAGMYLF
- a CDS encoding DUF3331 domain-containing protein, with the translated sequence MSLRIARSLDCRVTPTVPECLAARLVRWKIVCVGAVMQRDVGKLEDTLAAPYLFSAEYDAHLWILEYNGRSLVVRWVQPGRCHYGEQTWRRTGAKRDGHCAITGRRIVRGDAVYQPSGRLGACTNAEVMIHEDAMTELVLKRPQA